In Acaryochloris marina S15, a single genomic region encodes these proteins:
- a CDS encoding phosphoglycerate kinase, whose translation MSKKTIANLTSADLSGKRVLVRADFNVPLDGEGKITDDTRIRAALPTIQDLTSKGAKVILASHFGRPKGQVNESMRLTPVAARLSELLGQSVTKCDDCIGDEVAAKIGALQNGQVALLENVRFHAGEEANDPEFARQLAAVADLYVNDAFGTAHRAHASTEGVTHHLSPSVAGYLIEKELKYLQAAIESPQRPLAAIVGGSKVSSKIGVIETLLDKVDKLLIGGGMIFTFYKARGLAVGKSLVEEDKLELARTLEIKAKEKGVALLLPTDVVVADNFAADANAQTVSISDIPDGWMGLDIGPNSVKEFQAALSDCKTVIWNGPMGVFEFDKFAAGTDAVAHSLAAITETGADTIIGGGDSVAAVEKVGVAEKMSHISTGGGASLELLEGKVLPGIAALDEA comes from the coding sequence GTGTCCAAGAAAACAATAGCCAATTTAACATCGGCAGATTTATCTGGTAAACGAGTTTTGGTGCGTGCCGATTTCAATGTGCCCTTGGATGGCGAGGGCAAAATTACAGACGATACCCGCATTCGAGCTGCTCTTCCTACGATTCAAGACCTAACGTCTAAAGGCGCTAAGGTGATTCTTGCTAGCCACTTTGGGCGTCCTAAGGGACAAGTCAATGAGTCCATGCGCCTGACACCTGTTGCGGCTCGTTTGTCTGAATTGCTAGGTCAATCGGTCACTAAATGTGATGACTGCATTGGAGATGAGGTAGCAGCAAAAATAGGTGCATTACAGAATGGACAAGTAGCCCTGCTGGAAAATGTCCGTTTTCATGCGGGTGAAGAAGCCAATGATCCTGAGTTTGCTCGCCAGCTCGCTGCTGTGGCTGATCTGTACGTCAATGATGCGTTTGGTACTGCACACCGAGCTCATGCCTCTACGGAAGGGGTCACTCATCACCTGAGCCCTTCTGTGGCTGGCTACTTGATTGAGAAAGAACTGAAATACCTACAGGCTGCAATTGAGAGCCCTCAGCGTCCTTTGGCGGCCATTGTGGGTGGCTCAAAAGTCTCCAGCAAAATTGGTGTGATTGAAACCTTATTAGACAAGGTAGACAAACTACTGATTGGCGGCGGTATGATTTTCACGTTTTATAAGGCTCGTGGTTTAGCTGTTGGTAAGTCTTTGGTTGAAGAAGACAAGCTGGAGTTAGCTCGTACTTTAGAGATTAAGGCTAAAGAGAAGGGAGTCGCACTATTGCTGCCCACCGATGTTGTGGTTGCAGATAACTTTGCGGCTGATGCCAATGCTCAGACTGTGAGTATTAGTGATATCCCTGATGGCTGGATGGGCTTAGATATTGGTCCCAATTCTGTGAAGGAGTTTCAGGCGGCACTTTCTGACTGCAAAACTGTGATTTGGAATGGACCGATGGGTGTGTTTGAATTCGATAAATTTGCAGCAGGAACCGATGCTGTTGCCCATAGTTTGGCTGCGATCACCGAGACGGGTGCTGACACCATTATTGGTGGGGGTGACTCGGTTGCGGCAGTTGAAAAAGTAGGTGTGGCTGAAAAAATGAGCCATATCTCTACGGGTGGTGGTGCAAGCCTAGAGCTTTTAGAAGGTAAAGTTTTACCTGGAATTGCTGCACTTGATGAGGCTTAA